One region of Oryza sativa Japonica Group chromosome 10, ASM3414082v1 genomic DNA includes:
- the LOC4349500 gene encoding probable inactive shikimate kinase like 2, chloroplastic → MLASTCFSAPPPSSSSPSIPTHLATLCCCFRPPARPPWPRSLLLLGAFPPPTRPLPRASVSSSTAPAKDYEFTDGGGEVELRLDIGKLGIENSRDVFVDVDDTSLLVRAKSDGTLRTLINVKQLFDRIKSSETIWFIDEDQLVVNLKKVEQELKWPDIDESWESLTSGITQLLTGISVHIVGDSTDINEAVAKEIAEGIGYLPVCTSELLESATEKSIDKWLASEGVDSVAEAECVVLESLSSHVRTVVATLGGKQGAASRFDKWQYLHAGFTVWLSVSDASDEASAKEEARRSVSSGNVAYAKADVVVKLGGWDPEYTRAVAQGCLVALKQLTLADKKLAGKKSLYMRLGCRGDWPNIEPPGWDPDSDAPPTNI, encoded by the exons ATGTTGGCCTCCACTTGCTtctccgccccgccgccctcctcctcctccccgtcaaTCCCGACCCACCTCGCCACTCTCTGCTGCTGCTTCAGGCCTCCCGCTCGCCCACCTTGGCCtcgctctcttcttcttcttggtgcCTTCCCACCGCCGAcccgccccctcccccgcgcctCCGTCTCGTCATCGACCGCCCCAGCGAAAGACTACGAG TTTACTGATGGTGgcggagaggtggagctgaGGCTGGACATAGGAAAGCTCGGCATTGAGAATTCAAGAGATGTATTTGTTGACGTCGATGATACGTCTCTGTTGGTCAGAGCCAAGTCGGATGGGACACTGCGGACTTTGATCAATGTTAAACAACTCTTTGATAGGATTAAGTCTTCTGAGACTATATG GTTCATTGATGAGGATCAATTGGTAGTGAATCTAAAGAAAGTTGAGCAAGAGCTGAAATGGCCCGACATTGATGAATCTTGGGAATCCCTTACTTCTGGAATCACTCAGCTTTTGACAGGGATTAGTGTTCATATTGTTGGTGATtccacagatataaacgaggcAGTTGCTAAAGAAATAGCTGAGGGAATTGG TTACCTTCCAGTCTGCACAAGTGAGCTGCTAGAAAGTGCCACCGAAAAGTCTATTGACAAAT GGTTGGCTTCGGAAGGAGTGGATTCGGTAGCAGAAGCTGAATGTGTTGTGCTGGAAAGCCTTAGCAG CCATGTTCGTACAGTCGTAGCAACTCTGGGGGGAAAGCAAGGAGCAGCTAGCAGATTTGATAAATGGCAGTATCTTCATGCTGGATTTACGGTTTGGTTGTCGGTCTCCGATGCCAGCG ATGAAGCTTCTGCCAAAGAAGAGGCCCGTAGAAGTGTGAGCTCGGGAAATGTTGCGTACGCGAAAGCTGATGTAGTAGTGAAGCTTGGTGGATGGGATCCGGAGTACACACGAGCTGTTGCCCAGGGTTGCCTTGTGGCCTTGAAGCAGCTAACATTGGCAGACAAGAAGCTAGCAG GTAAGAAGAGCCTATACATGAGGCTGGGATGCCGAGGGGATTGGCCCAACATCGAGCCTCCCGGCTGGGATCCTGACTCCGACGCACCACCCACCAACATATGA
- the LOC4349499 gene encoding lysine-specific demethylase JMJ706 isoform X1, with protein MQQVEGRNCLPAEVRIGLETLKRRRLERMRLTAQNNAGDGPPVPARSGGDALRTPANCGVRLHANNGTALPSRTTQNKDPFAKRRVDKFDMSSLEWIDKIEECPVYYPTKEEFEDPIGYIQKIAPVASKYGICKIVSPVSASVPAGVVLMKEQPGFKFMTRVQPLRLAKWAEDDTVTFFMSERKYTFRDYEKMANKVFAKKYSSASCLPAKYVEEEFWREIAFGKMDFVEYACDVDGSAFSSSPHDQLGKSNWNLKNFSRLSNSVLRLLQTPIPGVTDPMLYIGMLFSMFAWHVEDHYLYSINYHHCGAFKTWYGIPGDAAPGFEKVASQFVYNKDILVGEGEDAAFDVLLGKTTMFPPNVLLDHNVPVYKAVQKPGEFVITFPRSYHAGFSHGFNCGEAVNFAISDWFPLGSVASRRYALLNRTPLLAHEELLCRSAVLLSHKLLNSDPKSLNKSEHPHSQRCLKSCFVQLMRFQRNTRGLLAKMGSQIHYKPKTYPNLSCSMCRRDCYITHVLCGCNFDPVCLHHEQELRSCPCKSNQVVYVREDIQELEALSRKFEKDICLDKEISGFDSYKQAEKNEPFFEITRNLRNTEVNLIEDAFSGATAADAAKSSPATSTLTSFAQHDVPVLAEAIVCANQADQLYSTTEQTISSPLVKGTDAVGANSSSMADANNGTGSCNASAVEYSGNSDSESEIFRVKRRSGVSVKPASDAKTSNLSDQQVLRRLKKVRPEIQQHNKRPEDYGHCSVPSGRMSMKNLNSSSSCGEEHWRMKRRQLETQQDESSYSAKQKSYSYPSTSYSFRGEFVEMSRDAAAEVRPKRLKIRLPSSSTNRVVEQGSSGQRFTRDDKSLGCWPAI; from the exons ATGCAACAGGTGGAGGGCAGGAACTGTCTTCCTGCGGAGGTCAGGATTGGCCTCGAGACGCTCAAGAGGCGCCGGCTTGAGAGGATGCGTTTGACTGCTCAGAACAATGCCGGCGACGGTCCTCCGGTGCCCGCAAGGAGCGGTGGGGATGCGCTAAGGACTCCCGCAAACTGCGGGGTCAGGTTGCATGCTAACAATGGCACAGCTCTACCTAGCAGAACCACCCAGAACAAGGACCCTTTTGCAAAGCGCAGGGTGGACAAGTTTGATATGTCTAGCCTAGAATGGATTGACAAGATCGAAGAATGCCCTGTGTACTATCCTACCAAGGAGGAGTTCGAGGATCCCATTGGTTATATACAGAAGATTGCACCTGTGGCTTCGAAATACG GAATTTGCAAAATCGTATCTCCAGTAAGCGCTTCTGTTCCTGCTGGTGTCGTGTTGATGAAGGAACAGCCTGGTTTCAAGTTCATGACCAGGGTTCAGCCGCTTCGCCTCGCCAAATGGGCTGAAGATGACACGGTCACTTTCTTCATGAGCGAAAG AAAGTACACTTTCCGGGATTATGAGAAAATGGCCAACAAGGTGTTCGCCAAGAAATACTCAAGTGCTAGTTGTCTCCCAGCTAAGTACGTGGAGGAGGAATTCTGGCGCGAAATTGCTTTTGGTAAAATGGATTTTGTTGAATATGCCTGTGATGTTGATGGTAGTgctttctcctcttctcctcatGATCAACTTGGGAAAAGCAACTGGAACTTGAAG AATTTTTCACGGCTTTCCAATTCTGTGCTTAGACTTCTGCAGACACCAATTCCA GGAGTAACAGATCCAATGCTTTATATCGGGATGCTCTTCAGCATGTTTGCTTGGCATGTGGAAGATCATTATTTGTACAG CATCAATTACCATCATTGTGGGGCATTTAAGACATGGTATGGCATACCGGGTGATGCTGCTCCTGGGTTTGAAAAGGTGGCTAGCCAGTTTGTATACAACAAGGATATTTTGGTTGGTGAAGGAGAGGATGCAGCATTTGATGTTCTCTTGGGGAAGACAACAATGTTCCCCCCAAATGTCTTGTTAGACCACAACGTTCCTGTTTATAAAGCTGTGCAAAAACCTGGGGAGTTTGTCATTACTTTCCCTCGTTCCTACCACGCGGGTTTCAGCCACG GCTTCAATTGTGGCGAGGCTGTCAACTTTGCTATCAGTGACTGGTTTCCTCTGGGTTCTGTGGCCAGCAGACGCTACGCGCTTCTGAACAGAACACCCTTGCTTGCACACGAGGAGTTACTTTGCCGTTCTGCAGTGCTTCTGTCCCACAAACTGTTAAACAGCGACCCAAAATCCCTCAATAAATCTGAGCATCCACATTCACAGCGTTGTTTGAAGTCTTGCTTTGTGCAGTTGATGCGATTCCAGAGAAACACACGTGGCCTACTTGCTAAAATGGGCTCTCAGATACATTATAAGCCAAAAACATACCCGAATCTCTCATGTAGCATGTGTCGGCGTGATTGCTACATTACACATGTGTTGTGTGGATGCAACTTTGACCCAGTCTGTCTTCATCACG AACAAGAACTCCGGAGCTGCCCTTGTAAATCTAACCAGGTTGTCTACGTTAGGGAGGACATACAGGAGCTAGAAGCTCTATCAAGAAAATTTGAGAAGGATATTTGCTTGGATAAGGAAATAAGTGGTTTTGACTCATACAAGCAGGCCGAAAAGAATGAGCCATTTTTTGAGATAACTCGGAACCTCAGGAACACTGAAGTAAATTTGATAGAGGATGCCTTCTCAGGAGCaactgctgctgatgctgcaaAGAGTTCTCCTGCAACGTCAACACTGACATCTTTTGCACAACATGATGTGCCTGTTCTTGCTGAAGCAATT GTCTGTGCTAATCAAGCCGACCAATTATACTCCACCACCGAGCAAACCATCAGCTCACCTTTAGTCAAAGGAACTGATGCTGTGGGTGCAAATTCATCCAGCATGGCTGATGCTAATAACGGAACTGGTTCTTGTAATGCTTCAGCTGTGGAATACAGTGGAAATTCAGATTCTGAATCTGAAATATTTCGAGTCAAGCGCAGGTCTGGCGTATCAGTAAAGCCTGCATCTGATGCCAAGACATCAAACTTGTCTGATCAACAG GTTCTCAGGCGGTTGAAGAAGGTGCGCCCTGAAATACAACAGCACAATAAGCGACCAGAAGACTATGGTCACTGTTCAGTTCCCTCAGGTCGTATGAGTATGAAGAATTTGAATTCATCCTCCTCATGTGGTGAAGAACACTGGAGGATGAAGCGGCGGCAGTTGGAGACTCAGCAGGATGAGAGCAGTTATTCTGCAAAGCAGAAGTCGTACTCGTATCCATCCACCAGCTATTCTTTCCGAGGAGAGTTTGTGGAAATGAGTAGAGATGCTGCTGCAGAAGTCCGACCAAAGCGACTGAAAATCCGGCTACCTTCTTCTAGCACGAACAGAGTGGTTGAGCAGGGCAGTTCAGGGCAAAGATTTACAAGGGATGACAAGTCGCTTGGTTGTTGGCCTGCAATttag
- the LOC4349501 gene encoding inactive poly [ADP-ribose] polymerase RCD1, with product MAAMNEKVLDKCGRNISSLKRKRDNPAARCADAGNTSKLHKHPADNSVVRFYVDEGHKAKIKCHFKMQIIQSYQNFMTSALPKRILLRQGGEWKDFPKQIVKLAHSDFRTKKTITEGEHQTHLFLLDFVHMTFIDSKTGLQRPIAWIDENGKQYFPEFFIEDKTLYRKKELGNGNNVYIIVEPNGTQEMNDHFGTSESSAESSNFESSTDDVSSPKRAKAERSVAGNKTGGVKETIGENEPHALLPIPCRSLPQDKLGDHSRVQLAISAVQKLLLQGLGTVLGSKDIVGIYRTPAVDNHKEFRYNLFKKQAEHTKCKRGNANVRYAWLACSKDAVDEMMLNGVMHFEKTVKCPDYGIGTILAPANCSNTCVNYSDVDENGIVHMMLCRVVMGNVEIVHHGSKQHRPSNEYFDSGVDDIKNPQHYIVWDMNVNSHIYSEFVVTIKLPSRVKDSPATEEDCHNLSEVSSLILSSGSPDSVSQDMNLQASPALGGHYEAPMLGDKVERAPSTPWMPFSMLFAAISTKVSAENMDMVNSCYEEFKSKKISRVDLVKKLRHIVGDRMLISTIMRLQDKLPPMSRHEAPKHVGQDDG from the exons ATGGCTGCGATGAACGAAAAGGTATTGGATAAATGTGGAAGAAACATAAGTAGCCTCAAGAGAAAGCGGGACAACCCAGCTGCACGTTGCGCTGATGCCGGCAACACCTCTAAATTGCATAAGCATCCCGCCGATAACTCTGTTGTTAGGTTTTATGTTGATGAAGGTCACAAGGCAAAGATCAAGTGCCATTTCAAAATGCAGATTATACAGAGTTATCAGAATTTCATGACTAGTGCTTTACCTAAGCGAATTCTGCTTCGTCAAGGTGGTGAATGGAAAGACTTTCCAAAGCAAATTGTCAAGCTTGCCCACAGTGATTTTAGGACTAAGAAGACAATCACAGAAGGTGAACACCAGACCCATCTTTTTTTGCTGGATTTTGTGCACATGACATTCATAGACTCAAAGACAGGCCTTCAGAGGCCAATAGCTTGGATTGATGAGAATGGGAAGCAGTACTTCCCAGAATTTTTTATTGAAGATAAGACACTGTATAGGAAAAAGGAATTGGGAAATGGTAATAATGTATACATAATTGTCGAGCCCAATGGGACACAAGAAATGAACGACCACTTTGGAACATCAGAAAGTTCAGCAGAAAGCTCGAATTTTGAATCTAGCACTGATGATGTTTCCAGCCCTAAGAGAGCCAAGGCTGAGAGGAGTGTCGCAGGAAACAAAACTGGTGGTGTCAAAGAAACTATTGGAGAGAATGAGCCACACGCCTTGCTGCCTATTCCCTGCAGATCTCTACCACAAGATAAGCTGGGTGACCATTCACGTGTTCAACTAGCTATTTCTGCTGTTCAGAAATTGTTGCTGCAGGGTCTGGGCACTGTTCTTGGTTCCAAGGACATCGTTGGGATCTACAGAACACCAGCAGTAGATAACCATAAAGAATTTCGTTATAATCTTTTCAAAAAGCAGGCAGAGCATACTAAATGTAAGCGTGGCAATGCAAATGTCCGCTATGCCTGGCTTGCTTGCTCAAAAGATGCTGTGGATGAAATGATGTTGAATGGTGTCATGCACTTTGAGAAGACTGTTAAGTGCCCAGACTACGGAATTGGCACAATCCTTGCTCCAGCAAATTGCTCCAATACCTG TGTGAATTACTCTGATGTTGATGAAAATGGCATTGTCCATATGATGTTGTGCCGTGTTGTAATGGGGAACGTAGAAATAGTTCACCATGGATCTAAGCAGCATCGGCCTAGTAACGAGTATTTCGATAGTGGTGTAGATGACATTAAAAACCCTCAACATTACATTGTGTGGGATATGAATGTGAATAGTCACATCTATTCTGAATTTGTAGTCACCATCAAATTGCCTTCTAGAGTCAAAG ATTCTCCTGCCACCGAAGAAGATTGTCACAATTTATCAGAGGTTTCATCACTGATCTTGAGCTCTGGTTCGCCTGATAGTGTATCACAG GACATGAACCTTCAGGCTTCTCCAGCATTGGGAGGTCATTATGAAGCCCCCATGTTAGGAGATAAAGTGGAAAGGGCTCCAAGCACGCCTTGGATGCCTTTCTCCATGTTATTTGCAGCGATTTCAACCAAAGTTTCTGCTGAGAATATGGACATGGTCAACAGTTGTTACGAAGAATTCAAG AGCAAGAAAATAAGCCGAGTCGACCTAGTGAAGAAGTTAAGGCATATAGTTGGTGACAGAATGCTTATATCAACAATAATGCGACTCCAAGATAAG TTGCCCCCTATGTCGAGGCATGAAGCACCCAAACACGTGGGCCAAGATGATGGCTAA